In one Brevibacillus choshinensis genomic region, the following are encoded:
- a CDS encoding DUF309 domain-containing protein: MRYPEQYLQFIEKFNEGEYYECHDLLEEIWMENKSDKFLQGLLQMAVGLYHREYGNIKGARWMIGNARKYLTRYGPIHWGLDVEEVIRYIEACESALPDADDIPYVEAKAMAFPSLRLRIDTS, encoded by the coding sequence ATGCGGTATCCCGAACAGTATCTGCAGTTCATTGAGAAGTTCAATGAAGGTGAGTACTACGAATGCCATGATCTGCTAGAAGAGATCTGGATGGAAAACAAATCCGACAAATTCCTGCAAGGGCTCTTGCAAATGGCTGTCGGCCTGTATCATCGGGAATACGGCAATATCAAGGGTGCTCGCTGGATGATTGGCAACGCGCGAAAGTACCTGACCCGTTACGGTCCCATTCATTGGGGACTGGACGTAGAAGAAGTCATTCGATACATAGAAGCTTGCGAGAGTGCCCTACCTGATGCTGACGACATTCCGTATGTAGAAGCCAAAGCCATGGCGTTTCCGTCATTGCGTTTGCGTATCGACACATCGTAA
- a CDS encoding sulfite oxidase-like oxidoreductase — MFFNQTTTNTQRDRIPPNQKQTTGFPVLHYGDVPQYTDLSTQWSFRLFGLVEEEVTLSYEQMMAMPRGGTTNDIHCVTGWSKLDNEWEGIPVEEVLKLVKVKPEAKYVMLHAEHGWTANVPLKDFMTAGNLFANKHNGQELTPDHGWPLRFVIPHLYFWKSAKWVRGIEFLEKDKQGFWEKNGYNMYGDPWKEQRFAWD; from the coding sequence ATGTTTTTTAATCAAACAACAACGAATACACAACGTGACCGCATCCCGCCCAATCAGAAGCAAACGACAGGCTTTCCGGTACTCCATTACGGAGATGTCCCTCAATATACGGATCTATCCACGCAGTGGAGCTTTCGTCTGTTTGGCCTGGTAGAAGAGGAAGTCACGCTGTCTTACGAGCAAATGATGGCAATGCCAAGAGGCGGCACAACCAACGACATCCACTGCGTGACGGGCTGGAGCAAGCTCGACAACGAATGGGAAGGCATCCCGGTGGAAGAAGTACTCAAGCTGGTCAAGGTAAAGCCGGAAGCAAAATACGTCATGCTGCACGCGGAGCACGGCTGGACAGCGAATGTGCCGCTAAAAGACTTCATGACCGCAGGCAACTTGTTTGCCAACAAGCACAATGGACAGGAATTGACTCCTGATCATGGCTGGCCGTTGCGCTTTGTCATTCCCCATCTCTATTTCTGGAAGAGCGCCAAATGGGTGCGCGGGATCGAATTTTTGGAGAAAGACAAGCAGGGCTTCTGGGAGAAAAACGGGTACAACATGTATGGCGATCCTTGGAAGGAACAGCGGTTTGCGTGGGATTGA
- a CDS encoding leucyl aminopeptidase has translation MEVTVEKRIQLVSVECDELIVPLWKGEELAQVYPELEQAFGGSLSVLQQEKEISGDAKAVAVVHGMGKLTAKKLIVVGMGAPEKFDFVAARNAWGRAAKTVVSKGKGKKIAIDLPTTDKLAADRLAQAVTEAFGLAEYNYEGYRQKPKRESAPVASVRVLAADDAQELVQAGVHVGRALVSGTNLARTLVNEPANYLTPRALKDAAVEVANRYGMTVEVLEQAKLEELGMGGVLSVAKGSVLEPYVIAVKYQGRETWDDVIGLIGKGVTFDTGGISIKPVAGMEDMKSDMGGAAAMIGTLEALGQIKPKVNVLAVIGTVENMPSGTAFRPGDVITTMSGKTVEIITTDAEGRLVLADCITYAKEQGVTCLVDAATLTGGIVVALGHFCSGAMTNDKALMDELLEAADVAGERLWQLPTFDEYRDLNKSRFADLKNSGGRYGHGIIGGVFLQEFVGDTPWVHLDIAGTAYNANTGDMQPSGGTGVMTRTIVQFVSNRSQS, from the coding sequence ATGGAAGTAACCGTAGAAAAACGGATCCAACTGGTGAGTGTAGAATGCGATGAATTGATCGTTCCACTGTGGAAAGGGGAAGAACTGGCACAGGTATACCCTGAGCTCGAGCAAGCCTTTGGTGGCAGTCTAAGTGTATTGCAACAGGAGAAAGAAATCAGCGGGGACGCAAAAGCCGTTGCCGTGGTTCATGGGATGGGCAAGCTGACAGCGAAAAAACTGATCGTCGTCGGCATGGGCGCTCCGGAAAAATTTGATTTTGTTGCCGCTCGCAATGCATGGGGACGCGCTGCCAAGACAGTGGTATCCAAAGGCAAAGGAAAAAAGATCGCAATCGATTTGCCTACGACAGATAAACTTGCTGCAGACCGTTTGGCACAAGCTGTCACCGAAGCATTTGGATTGGCTGAATACAATTATGAAGGCTACCGTCAAAAGCCAAAGCGTGAATCAGCTCCAGTCGCATCTGTGCGTGTTCTGGCCGCCGATGATGCCCAAGAGCTGGTGCAGGCGGGGGTTCATGTCGGCCGAGCGCTCGTATCAGGTACCAATCTGGCACGGACGCTGGTGAACGAGCCAGCCAACTATTTGACCCCTCGCGCGTTAAAAGACGCTGCGGTAGAGGTAGCCAATCGATATGGCATGACCGTAGAAGTGCTGGAGCAGGCCAAGCTGGAAGAGCTGGGCATGGGGGGCGTTCTTTCTGTCGCAAAAGGAAGCGTGCTCGAGCCTTACGTGATTGCCGTCAAATATCAAGGAAGAGAAACCTGGGATGACGTGATTGGCCTTATCGGAAAAGGGGTAACGTTTGACACAGGTGGTATTTCCATCAAGCCAGTAGCGGGCATGGAAGATATGAAGTCGGACATGGGTGGAGCTGCCGCGATGATCGGTACGCTCGAAGCTCTGGGTCAGATCAAACCAAAAGTAAACGTGCTGGCAGTCATCGGCACCGTTGAAAATATGCCGTCTGGTACTGCTTTCCGTCCAGGCGATGTCATCACAACCATGAGTGGCAAAACCGTGGAAATCATTACGACGGATGCGGAAGGCCGTCTCGTACTGGCGGATTGCATCACGTATGCAAAAGAGCAAGGTGTTACGTGTCTGGTAGATGCGGCTACTTTGACCGGAGGCATCGTGGTGGCATTGGGTCACTTCTGCTCGGGTGCGATGACGAATGACAAGGCGCTCATGGATGAATTGCTCGAAGCCGCTGACGTTGCAGGTGAGCGTCTGTGGCAGCTGCCGACATTCGATGAGTATCGTGACCTGAACAAAAGCCGTTTTGCCGACTTGAAAAACTCGGGTGGCCGCTACGGACACGGGATCATCGGTGGCGTGTTCCTGCAGGAATTCGTGGGAGATACGCCATGGGTTCACCTGGATATCGCAGGGACAGCTTACAATGCCAACACAGGCGACATGCAGCCTTCTGGCGGTACCGGCGTCATGACCCGGACGATTGTTCAGTTTGTATCCAACCGCAGCCAATCCTAA
- a CDS encoding right-handed parallel beta-helix repeat-containing protein, whose amino-acid sequence MSVIRVPRDQPTIQDGVNAAGGGDVVLVADGIYHEDVVLAEKLNIRVIADGDNVVLDGGGILAIAFTLQVSLGIEIKGFTIQNYVNVGIFLDDSSENNLIRNSIKNVGANGIELGGSVGVLVWQNKIENASGSGIKVFGKSSFLVENHILNAGNHGIETASTSSLLVAENSIEGAVGNGLQISSSSNNFIVKNRIQKSQGNGISLDAFSGVISDNHVKKNQQNGIFVDVNSEANSIEENVIEENNQNGIEINGNNNAFIRNRVDNNAIFDIVDNGTNNRFVDNQCMTSSPASICLEKVIGVIRVPVDQPSIQAAVDVAQAGDVILVADGVYHEAVEVFTPFIRIISEGSNAVLDGKGIRSNAFFLKFAPNIDFVSGIEIKGFTIKNYVNDGIFVQFGSGNSFIRNKIKNVEGNGIEFLNAGNIGANLIWQNTINESASGIRMEESFVLSSILENKITSVRNHGIDLNTTSNHLIWKNKVEHAGGAGIRAFTSSPTGILKNDVQNNKSNGIHLEGTLFARATTGNLVANNISKSNKGKGIFIDKSVVSIIEENNVEENKRNGIEFNIQGTSLIRNRIKNNTPFDMVDSNNHYVDNQCMASNPAGICVQKILSVIQVPRDQPTIQQAVQVAQAGDVILVSDGVYHETVEVNTDFIRIIAKDDNVILDGEGKRANAFFLFPSAIPNAISGVEIKGFKIKNYCNDGILVVNGIVNSLINNRINEVSGNGIELLTTNGSLVWRSKVEESGIDGIRDFGSENYIIENHVRKNKEEGISIEGMNSLDNVITDNDIEKNDGSGILINANSTFNVIQENKIKENDNGIEINGNQNAIIRNRLKQNRRTDIKDNGAGNHYVKNRCMNSDPSSICSQKIIRVIRVPGDQPTIQKAVNVAQEGDVILVADGVYHEAIEINTNFIRIVAEGDHAVLDGEGALSNAFSLEARGVEIKGFTIRNYVNDGFLLIFAEAIILIRNHIKNVGGNGIKLSDFNTVCLIRQNKIEEAGGSGIQMDSLSSQNYILQNDIRNNQGSGITALGFGGDVIAKNVITENKRSGIFVGAGTDFTVIQENTLKENKENGIELHGSNHAIIRNKLKNNTPFDIDDLSNNFVENSCATSNPQGICGRN is encoded by the coding sequence ATGTCAGTCATTAGAGTCCCAAGAGATCAGCCGACCATTCAAGACGGAGTGAATGCTGCAGGCGGTGGCGACGTTGTTCTGGTCGCAGACGGCATATACCATGAAGATGTTGTACTGGCTGAGAAACTCAATATCCGTGTCATCGCGGATGGTGACAACGTCGTACTTGATGGAGGGGGGATCCTGGCGATTGCTTTCACCCTCCAGGTTTCCTTGGGAATCGAAATCAAAGGCTTTACAATCCAGAACTATGTAAATGTCGGCATTTTTTTAGACGATAGTTCGGAAAACAATTTAATTCGTAACAGCATTAAGAACGTGGGTGCTAATGGAATTGAGCTTGGGGGTAGTGTTGGGGTTTTAGTTTGGCAAAACAAGATAGAAAATGCTAGTGGGAGTGGTATTAAGGTTTTTGGCAAGTCTTCCTTTCTAGTAGAGAATCACATTCTAAATGCCGGGAATCACGGAATTGAGACTGCTTCTACATCAAGTCTTTTGGTAGCGGAAAACAGCATAGAGGGAGCTGTTGGCAATGGACTTCAAATTTCTTCAAGCTCCAATAACTTTATCGTTAAGAACCGCATCCAAAAAAGCCAAGGAAACGGGATCTCACTTGATGCTTTCAGTGGTGTCATTTCGGATAATCATGTGAAGAAGAATCAGCAAAATGGAATCTTTGTCGATGTAAACAGCGAGGCAAACAGCATAGAGGAGAATGTAATTGAAGAAAACAATCAAAATGGAATCGAGATTAACGGAAACAATAATGCTTTCATTCGAAACAGGGTAGACAACAATGCCATCTTCGACATTGTTGATAACGGAACAAACAACCGCTTTGTTGACAATCAATGCATGACCAGCTCCCCCGCCAGTATTTGCTTGGAGAAAGTAATCGGAGTCATTCGAGTTCCAGTCGATCAACCTTCTATTCAAGCGGCGGTTGATGTTGCCCAAGCTGGAGATGTCATCCTTGTCGCAGATGGGGTATACCATGAAGCGGTTGAAGTATTTACACCTTTTATCCGTATCATCTCGGAAGGAAGCAATGCCGTCCTTGATGGAAAGGGAATCCGTTCCAATGCGTTTTTTCTTAAGTTTGCTCCCAACATCGATTTTGTCTCGGGGATAGAGATTAAAGGGTTTACTATCAAAAACTATGTAAATGACGGGATTTTTGTTCAATTCGGGTCGGGTAATAGTTTCATCCGTAATAAGATCAAGAACGTTGAGGGGAATGGAATCGAGTTTCTGAATGCTGGCAATATTGGAGCCAATCTCATTTGGCAAAATACGATAAATGAAAGCGCCAGCGGTATACGCATGGAAGAAAGCTTCGTGCTAAGCAGTATTCTTGAAAATAAAATAACATCCGTTCGCAATCATGGAATTGATCTCAATACTACATCTAACCATTTGATTTGGAAAAACAAAGTAGAACATGCAGGAGGTGCCGGTATACGAGCTTTTACCAGTAGTCCGACTGGAATTTTAAAAAATGATGTGCAAAACAACAAGAGCAACGGGATTCACCTTGAAGGTACTCTCTTTGCTAGAGCAACTACCGGTAATCTGGTTGCAAATAATATCAGTAAGAGTAACAAAGGAAAAGGCATCTTTATTGACAAGAGTGTCGTCAGCATTATCGAGGAAAACAACGTTGAAGAAAACAAGAGAAATGGAATTGAGTTTAATATACAAGGTACTTCTCTCATTCGAAACAGGATAAAGAATAATACGCCTTTTGATATGGTGGACAGCAACAATCACTATGTTGACAATCAATGCATGGCCAGTAATCCTGCGGGCATCTGTGTCCAAAAAATACTGTCGGTCATTCAAGTTCCGCGCGATCAGCCTACCATTCAACAGGCAGTCCAGGTTGCCCAAGCTGGCGATGTTATTTTGGTGTCGGATGGGGTATATCATGAAACCGTCGAAGTGAACACAGACTTTATCCGTATCATAGCCAAAGACGACAATGTCATTCTGGATGGCGAGGGAAAACGGGCCAATGCGTTCTTCCTGTTTCCATCTGCAATCCCTAACGCAATCTCGGGAGTGGAAATCAAAGGGTTTAAGATAAAAAACTACTGTAATGACGGCATCCTCGTCGTGAACGGTATTGTTAACAGTCTTATCAATAACCGAATCAATGAGGTCAGCGGCAACGGGATTGAGCTTCTCACCACAAATGGCAGCCTGGTTTGGAGAAGCAAAGTGGAAGAATCCGGGATAGATGGAATCCGGGATTTTGGATCGGAAAACTATATCATCGAAAATCATGTACGGAAGAACAAGGAAGAGGGAATATCTATCGAAGGAATGAATTCGCTCGACAACGTGATTACGGATAATGATATCGAGAAGAATGACGGAAGCGGAATCTTGATTAACGCTAACAGCACGTTCAACGTCATCCAGGAAAATAAGATAAAAGAGAATGACAATGGGATAGAAATAAACGGGAATCAAAACGCTATCATTCGAAACAGGCTTAAGCAAAATAGGCGCACCGACATCAAAGATAACGGAGCTGGTAACCACTACGTCAAAAACCGATGCATGAACAGTGATCCGTCAAGCATTTGCAGCCAAAAAATCATTAGAGTAATCAGAGTCCCTGGCGATCAGCCTACGATCCAAAAGGCAGTCAATGTTGCCCAAGAGGGCGATGTCATCCTGGTGGCAGATGGCGTATACCATGAAGCCATTGAAATAAATACAAACTTTATTCGTATCGTCGCGGAAGGTGACCATGCTGTCCTTGATGGTGAGGGTGCGCTCTCCAATGCATTTTCGCTGGAAGCAAGAGGAGTCGAGATTAAAGGATTTACGATCCGGAATTATGTAAATGATGGATTCCTGTTGATATTTGCTGAAGCGATCATTTTGATTCGCAACCATATCAAAAACGTTGGGGGAAATGGAATCAAGCTTTCGGATTTTAACACAGTATGCTTAATCAGGCAAAACAAAATAGAAGAAGCAGGCGGCAGCGGTATCCAAATGGATAGCCTTAGCTCCCAAAATTACATCCTGCAGAACGATATTCGAAACAATCAAGGCAGCGGGATTACTGCTTTAGGGTTTGGCGGGGACGTGATCGCGAAAAACGTAATCACGGAGAATAAAAGAAGCGGAATCTTTGTCGGTGCAGGTACAGACTTTACCGTCATCCAGGAGAACACGCTGAAGGAAAACAAAGAGAACGGAATAGAACTGCACGGAAGCAATCACGCTATCATTCGAAACAAGTTAAAAAACAATACCCCCTTTGACATTGATGACCTCAGCAACAACTTTGTTGAAAATAGTTGCGCAACCAGTAATCCTCAGGGGATTTGCGGAAGGAATTAG
- a CDS encoding divergent PAP2 family protein — MADILENFPLWAALLAIGIAQFIKIPLNYFATKTWQWSLMLSTGGMPSSHSSAVTALSTAVGLREGFSSNMFAISAILGVIVMFDAAGVRRHAGMQAVVLNKLVDEFNHLLEGMRSLKVRPNQEKAKKLKELLGHQPIEVLIGGWLGVMIALLVHPFF, encoded by the coding sequence GTGGCGGATATTTTAGAAAACTTCCCCTTATGGGCTGCGCTGCTTGCCATAGGAATCGCCCAATTTATCAAAATTCCCCTCAATTATTTCGCTACCAAGACATGGCAATGGTCGCTGATGTTGAGTACTGGCGGCATGCCTAGTTCGCACTCTTCGGCTGTAACCGCTCTCTCGACTGCGGTCGGCCTTCGTGAAGGCTTTTCCAGCAACATGTTTGCCATCTCCGCCATTCTTGGCGTCATCGTCATGTTTGATGCGGCCGGCGTTCGTCGTCATGCCGGGATGCAGGCTGTCGTATTGAACAAGCTAGTCGATGAATTTAACCATCTCCTGGAAGGGATGAGGTCGCTCAAAGTACGTCCAAACCAAGAAAAAGCAAAGAAACTGAAGGAGCTGCTCGGGCATCAACCGATTGAAGTATTGATCGGCGGATGGCTGGGAGTCATGATTGCGCTCCTCGTGCATCCGTTTTTCTAA
- a CDS encoding CoA-binding protein: protein MVQNPSNEVRKGLLEEAKTIAVVGLSNKPDRTSYMIADAMQHAGYRIIPVNPIIAGETVLGEKVVASLTEIDEQVDIVNVFRKSEDIVPVAEETKKMKHKPKVFWMQQGISNDDAAALMSEEGIAVVNDMCIKVDHALLRVGK from the coding sequence ATGGTACAAAATCCAAGTAACGAAGTACGTAAAGGGCTACTGGAAGAGGCGAAAACAATTGCTGTGGTAGGCCTCTCCAACAAGCCGGATCGCACCAGCTACATGATCGCTGACGCTATGCAGCATGCAGGCTACCGTATCATCCCGGTCAACCCAATCATCGCGGGTGAAACCGTTCTGGGCGAAAAAGTAGTGGCTAGCCTGACGGAGATCGACGAGCAAGTCGACATCGTAAATGTATTCCGTAAGAGCGAAGACATCGTCCCAGTGGCTGAGGAAACCAAGAAAATGAAGCACAAGCCAAAAGTATTCTGGATGCAGCAAGGAATCTCCAACGATGATGCCGCTGCCTTAATGAGTGAAGAGGGCATCGCTGTCGTCAACGACATGTGCATCAAAGTGGATCACGCTCTGCTGCGTGTCGGCAAATAA
- a CDS encoding cobalamin-binding protein produces MRIVSICPSNTEILYYLGLGDQVVGLDDHSDWPEEWQHLPKVGPDLTIDMDRVAALTPDLVIASLSVPGMEANVDALQARGIPHIVLNPSRIKDIAADIRLVGEATGTRKQAEELATHFDERVETIRQQTSQFGYKPKLFWEWWPNPIYTPGQENWLTDVSEIAGAINVFSDYPVANVKATREMVMERDPDHICVVWCGIELKRIKPAMITERPEWEDMTAIRNNHVHLLEEGLYCRPSPRILEGLEKLVALIHP; encoded by the coding sequence ATGCGCATCGTTTCCATCTGTCCGAGCAATACGGAAATCCTCTATTACCTTGGCCTCGGTGATCAGGTAGTCGGATTGGACGATCATTCCGACTGGCCAGAGGAATGGCAGCACTTGCCCAAAGTGGGACCGGATCTGACGATCGATATGGATCGGGTTGCGGCGCTTACACCTGACTTGGTCATCGCTTCCCTCAGCGTTCCAGGTATGGAAGCAAACGTGGATGCTCTGCAAGCACGAGGGATTCCTCATATCGTCCTGAACCCGTCACGGATCAAGGACATTGCCGCCGATATCCGCCTGGTTGGAGAAGCGACGGGAACGCGCAAGCAAGCGGAAGAGCTCGCGACTCACTTTGACGAAAGAGTAGAAACCATCCGACAACAGACCTCGCAGTTTGGATACAAGCCCAAGCTGTTCTGGGAATGGTGGCCCAATCCGATCTACACACCCGGTCAGGAAAACTGGCTCACGGATGTCAGTGAAATTGCCGGAGCGATCAATGTGTTCAGTGACTATCCCGTAGCAAATGTGAAAGCGACTCGGGAGATGGTCATGGAGCGAGATCCCGATCACATCTGCGTCGTCTGGTGCGGCATCGAGCTCAAACGAATTAAGCCAGCCATGATCACCGAACGCCCCGAATGGGAAGACATGACTGCCATCCGAAATAATCACGTTCATTTACTCGAAGAAGGATTGTACTGCCGTCCTTCTCCCCGTATTCTCGAAGGACTGGAAAAGCTCGTCGCACTCATTCACCCATAA